A section of the Leptospira kobayashii genome encodes:
- a CDS encoding MFS transporter, with translation MAKYLSNFSIFQFRDFRFFIISRFFMVIAINIQATIVGWQVYDLTGSTLDLGLIGLAEAIPSIIVALYAGHLADIKERRSIMLICLFVLFLCSLALLSFTGPFYFLLEKFKAYPIFIVIFISGIARGFISPAIFSFVTQIVPKDKYAQSAAWMGTSFQAGAVLGPAVGGLLYGWINIQAAYILDCVCIGLPFFMTIFIAPRPLPEKKTREPLLQSLAAGLKFVWKNEIMLGAMALDMFAVLFGGAIALLPVFAKDILNVGSEGLGILRAAPSLGAFVMAYFLTHRPPLKKSGGLLLGSVLGFGICMLVFGLSSLFWVSLIALFLSGFFDSVSVVIRSTIMQTMTPEDMRGRVSSINKIFIGSSNEIGAFESGTTAEAMGPVGSVLFGGIMTILIVIISTRFIPKLRKLELKDWV, from the coding sequence TTTTCATGGTAATCGCCATCAACATACAAGCCACAATCGTGGGCTGGCAGGTATACGATCTAACAGGAAGCACATTGGATCTGGGTCTCATCGGTCTTGCAGAAGCCATTCCTTCTATTATAGTGGCTTTATATGCAGGCCATTTAGCAGACATTAAAGAAAGAAGAAGCATTATGTTGATTTGTTTGTTCGTTTTATTCCTCTGTTCTCTTGCTTTACTTAGTTTTACGGGACCTTTTTACTTTCTTTTGGAAAAATTCAAAGCGTATCCTATTTTTATCGTAATTTTTATTTCAGGGATTGCCAGAGGATTCATTTCACCGGCTATCTTTAGTTTTGTGACCCAAATCGTTCCCAAAGATAAATACGCACAATCCGCCGCATGGATGGGAACTTCCTTTCAGGCAGGCGCAGTTCTCGGACCGGCAGTCGGTGGCTTGCTCTACGGTTGGATCAACATTCAAGCCGCTTATATTTTGGACTGCGTTTGCATCGGACTTCCTTTTTTTATGACCATTTTCATCGCGCCGAGACCTCTTCCTGAAAAAAAGACAAGAGAACCTTTGCTACAAAGTCTTGCCGCAGGGCTCAAATTCGTTTGGAAAAACGAAATTATGTTAGGTGCTATGGCACTGGATATGTTTGCGGTTTTATTCGGAGGAGCGATCGCACTGCTTCCCGTATTTGCAAAAGATATTCTAAATGTGGGATCGGAAGGTTTGGGAATTTTGCGTGCGGCACCTTCCCTCGGTGCTTTCGTAATGGCATATTTTCTCACCCATAGACCTCCTCTTAAAAAATCGGGAGGACTACTTTTGGGAAGTGTTTTAGGGTTCGGAATTTGTATGTTGGTATTCGGGCTTTCCAGTTTGTTTTGGGTATCACTTATTGCATTATTTCTTTCCGGTTTTTTCGATAGTGTTTCCGTAGTTATACGTTCCACCATTATGCAAACGATGACTCCGGAAGACATGCGGGGCAGAGTCAGCTCCATCAATAAAATCTTTATCGGAAGCTCCAATGAAATCGGTGCATTCGAATCGGGAACAACTGCCGAAGCGATGGGACCTGTCGGTTCGGTATTATTCGGAGGAATTATGACGATTTTGATCGTCATAATATCAACAAGGTTCATTCCCAAACTTCGCAAATTAGAGCTCAAAGATTGGGTCTAA
- a CDS encoding phospholipase D-like domain-containing protein, translating to MKNLTILFIAVLFVNCKPKSKNDTDLSALLTGISSVETFFYFAFPGRDTPEDSKFKVRRKVVSFIDKAKFRIDGFIYSLDDLDSLIALKKAKSRGVKISLLGDKDESYEEAEKFGIHVTPWKGSGIHHTKILFADDEKVFLGTGNFSGHGLIRDNNVYWEWALPASEIIKFREHLEEIDLSGVFLFSKGMILFSPEAGKQIQDKILDSILNAKTSIRYMIYTHYDPVISYALFAASKRGVLVEAVYNFPINDGGKILGDLLSYPSKIYVDGNEDVEVKEGSFRGGLLHHKTMIIDEEKVLVGSYNYTVSARDDNREFFIEFNSRNIAKEFLGEWERVKSIATEYNPDPDEEKTHYHITRMGSKFLNSFLLTKQTGASTFVDKNSSGLSSILNVSLGITEDDFYKQIFPDRFRTRDYALPPGFQWMNEPLRSHSGWSFLTFWDRYRWTTDENIQIRKLILWDGKKEPSVFYPVSGNDFDLSLKTKIVGENWIVLETNLGYLNICTKRKNTEIPAWIRYLQQKQKIESKGSGVSVCREF from the coding sequence ATGAAAAATCTAACGATTCTTTTTATTGCTGTCTTATTTGTGAATTGCAAACCGAAATCCAAAAACGACACGGATCTATCCGCATTATTAACCGGGATTTCTTCCGTCGAAACTTTTTTCTATTTTGCCTTTCCGGGAAGAGATACTCCGGAAGATAGCAAATTTAAAGTTAGGCGGAAGGTTGTCAGTTTTATCGATAAAGCCAAGTTCAGAATCGACGGATTTATTTATAGTTTGGATGATTTGGACAGTTTGATCGCTTTGAAAAAAGCGAAATCGAGAGGAGTGAAAATCAGCTTATTGGGGGACAAGGACGAATCTTACGAAGAGGCGGAAAAATTCGGGATTCATGTGACTCCCTGGAAAGGATCGGGAATCCACCATACTAAGATTTTATTCGCAGATGATGAGAAAGTGTTTCTTGGCACCGGAAATTTCAGCGGGCACGGACTGATTCGAGACAATAATGTTTATTGGGAATGGGCATTGCCCGCATCCGAGATCATTAAATTCAGAGAACATTTGGAAGAAATCGATTTGTCAGGTGTTTTCCTATTTTCCAAAGGAATGATTTTGTTTTCTCCCGAAGCGGGAAAACAGATCCAAGACAAAATTTTAGATTCCATTCTAAATGCAAAAACAAGCATCCGTTATATGATTTATACTCATTATGATCCCGTGATTAGTTATGCGTTATTTGCCGCAAGCAAGAGAGGAGTTCTCGTGGAAGCCGTATATAATTTCCCGATCAATGACGGCGGAAAAATTCTCGGAGATCTATTATCTTACCCTTCCAAAATCTATGTAGATGGAAACGAAGATGTGGAAGTAAAGGAAGGAAGTTTTCGGGGAGGATTATTACATCATAAAACAATGATTATCGATGAGGAAAAGGTCCTCGTCGGGTCTTATAATTATACCGTATCGGCAAGAGATGATAACCGTGAGTTTTTCATTGAATTCAATTCACGAAACATTGCCAAAGAGTTTTTAGGAGAATGGGAGAGAGTCAAATCCATCGCCACCGAATACAATCCCGATCCTGACGAGGAAAAGACACACTATCATATCACTCGAATGGGTTCCAAATTTTTGAACTCTTTTCTTCTGACTAAACAAACCGGCGCTTCCACTTTCGTTGACAAAAATTCTTCGGGACTCTCCAGCATTCTGAATGTTTCTTTAGGCATAACGGAAGACGACTTTTATAAACAGATCTTTCCCGACCGGTTTAGGACCAGAGATTATGCTTTGCCGCCCGGGTTTCAGTGGATGAATGAACCATTACGATCTCATTCCGGTTGGTCTTTTCTGACGTTTTGGGATAGATATAGATGGACTACGGATGAAAATATTCAAATTCGAAAATTGATCTTATGGGACGGGAAAAAAGAACCGTCCGTATTTTATCCGGTTTCCGGAAATGATTTTGATCTCAGTTTGAAAACAAAGATCGTCGGAGAAAATTGGATCGTTCTCGAAACGAATTTAGGTTATCTGAATATTTGCACGAAAAGGAAAAATACGGAGATACCCGCCTGGATTCGATATCTTCAGCAGAAACAAAAAATAGAATCTAAGGGGAGTGGTGTTTCTGTATGTCGGGAATTTTAA
- a CDS encoding LA_2168 family protein produces the protein MKLLYILAFLFFQIGFLYADKQGLSVSAGSRTTEVQILYERLRSGLVEPPGWFLQNGFPASNDLSGQYLNRNTEQVHFGGFGYSVSRERSEVHWNMLVAAKGNSSQPEIYLGKNSYIAGKLWGLLIGVGRKEHSFRSSPFIGYSDGGEGVFFEKIFSEHLKAQVFLWDYYQGYRLFEKEFLSPEIISNGKKERATGQRRRHSLGLTYGKKSSLSLGIQYLEQGSWGKQSREIEPDVKEKGGDGDSLVTGVIGGKFDWNEFYLLGEFLWAKGTDRTYSKSIQNQGSLPVEGEAVSFGVGWKNRLYGVRWSHFLNDSDRRSDTNKLYSLGFIGTGTHLGSTLFLSQVLQIYPGGFVTGNGLERNQTLLNGRTPAYYSELILSYNTDLFSFRMIGAYFLPYLAEGKSDGKISFKKERFEMFFLAESGLETSIHLEGVLELGVLVSYLWSSESLGLQGTMVSSFGRIQF, from the coding sequence TTGAAACTCTTATATATTTTGGCGTTTTTATTTTTCCAAATTGGTTTTTTATATGCCGATAAACAAGGATTAAGTGTAAGTGCGGGATCCAGAACGACGGAAGTTCAGATTCTTTATGAAAGATTAAGATCCGGCCTAGTCGAGCCACCGGGTTGGTTTCTACAAAACGGTTTTCCGGCATCGAATGATTTGTCCGGGCAATATTTGAATCGAAATACCGAACAAGTCCATTTCGGAGGTTTCGGATATTCCGTTTCCCGAGAGCGTTCGGAAGTCCATTGGAATATGTTAGTTGCCGCAAAAGGAAATTCTTCCCAGCCGGAAATCTATTTGGGAAAAAACAGTTATATCGCTGGTAAGTTATGGGGGCTTCTCATCGGTGTGGGTCGCAAAGAACATTCCTTTCGTTCTTCACCTTTTATAGGTTATTCGGACGGAGGGGAAGGAGTTTTTTTCGAGAAAATATTTTCCGAACATTTGAAAGCGCAGGTATTTCTTTGGGATTACTACCAAGGTTACAGACTTTTTGAAAAAGAATTTTTATCTCCTGAGATCATTTCAAACGGGAAGAAAGAGCGGGCAACCGGTCAAAGAAGAAGGCATAGTTTGGGATTAACCTATGGAAAGAAATCTTCTTTATCTTTGGGAATCCAATATTTGGAACAAGGTTCTTGGGGAAAACAATCAAGAGAGATCGAACCGGATGTGAAAGAAAAGGGAGGAGACGGGGATTCTCTGGTTACAGGTGTTATAGGAGGAAAATTCGATTGGAATGAATTTTATCTATTGGGAGAATTTCTTTGGGCGAAAGGAACGGACAGAACTTACTCAAAATCGATTCAAAACCAGGGTTCTCTTCCGGTCGAGGGGGAAGCCGTATCTTTCGGAGTGGGTTGGAAAAATAGACTATACGGTGTAAGGTGGTCTCATTTTTTAAACGATTCCGACAGACGTTCCGACACAAATAAATTATACAGTTTGGGATTTATCGGAACGGGAACTCATCTCGGATCAACACTATTTCTCTCTCAAGTATTGCAGATTTATCCGGGAGGATTTGTTACGGGAAATGGCTTGGAAAGAAACCAAACATTGCTTAATGGAAGAACGCCTGCTTATTATTCCGAATTGATTTTATCATACAATACCGATTTGTTTTCCTTCCGTATGATCGGGGCCTATTTTTTGCCTTATCTGGCGGAAGGAAAATCGGATGGAAAAATCAGTTTTAAAAAAGAGCGTTTCGAAATGTTTTTTTTGGCGGAGTCGGGTTTGGAAACAAGCATTCATTTGGAAGGAGTTTTGGAATTGGGGGTCTTGGTAAGTTATCTGTGGTCTAGTGAAAGTTTGGGGCTTCAGGGCACGATGGTCAGTTCGTTCGGGAGAATTCAATTCTGA
- a CDS encoding LIC11755 family lipoprotein: MRLQNLVLGFLFIWFSLSCMRKGNSDSIFPVVSGPSLAYPDFHFSYGEGVSDHEYSEERFFDSGENGFCLLSLPKFLFDREIGAKFKVCLPVDSDTKPYWENSFSILDEMIPSEHPREGWGKGWHAKHLKFSEWEKEHKNQIPILSYAKNLLSDGTVAYSRFDVPSAEFYKWSDKECEILFPSRILATTVSQIRFVSLEFACSGPISLKEKIIEQNQKWLQICKPDSPIVSESFRHSDSIYKRYLEWENPSDEVICPEYESFGFEETDAMPDGKIFAKDLFFFKSFHKLILPKSVFLFRDSDTMSGLKLDLLLAEKIGKEGFWDLNGSLSVEPKYIFSQGGEYFASSRRKSSCRNTFNFYITKDSFCGNPGLPNELTGAVLEARFPERSCTIENIRLTEYFPGTSSGSAFQLGAYLEWVNDGEVCDLSSLELIYEGEVFPFQSKSKPLSKGEVFLISRSAWDGWSFFSLARPFSTKQIKYRIPDLRIAERESERSKTIDRSENNYSLTHRAGNPERSILIDSDGNSVPHPNSNSHPYFAARELYISPGEVIAFDRHSYLPLEISEVLFKGTKDGTGSYPEKFLEWKSPSDLEGFVYFSIETDVRRNFVFWKEKGNLFPFVHSGPYVCVPLVGLDLPEGILNDRITTIATSDSFYRNLYSENPKFQFNYNPLIYQDLGTDPNLRISLHPESNPFYAALSKQTDISCSVYTYFSPGAPNRKGIQMAGLENQVSGSGKILQMSTYFVLSENRIEGTSRLFSETHSISLPLIFEPILPERKLTNPEFQNLSLFHPDEMIFSEFSFPSEIFHQTMIHRQGNITIEGVFPNPALPQNEWVYICNRSNHPEDLSLFSIEDENSSDGIVSYQTRFPSKIPHFLSNSYLDFGSGVLNPGDCGWIVDPEGENWYFPPILRNTDKLLTVISTSTIGNGIASQEKLDLYKTVNGGRIHISSYGKKGTISSFSVKTDTDQYSLLSPGKIGNDSKDFQIFQVQN; this comes from the coding sequence ATGAGATTACAAAACCTTGTCCTTGGATTTTTGTTTATTTGGTTTTCTTTGTCTTGTATGCGAAAGGGAAATTCGGATTCGATTTTTCCTGTTGTGTCCGGGCCTTCACTTGCTTATCCTGATTTTCATTTCAGTTACGGGGAAGGGGTTTCGGATCATGAATATTCCGAGGAGCGTTTTTTCGATTCTGGAGAAAATGGTTTTTGTCTTTTGTCCCTTCCCAAGTTTTTATTCGACCGGGAAATAGGTGCTAAATTTAAAGTTTGCCTTCCTGTGGATTCCGATACGAAACCTTATTGGGAAAATTCGTTTTCTATTTTGGACGAGATGATTCCGTCGGAGCACCCGAGAGAGGGTTGGGGAAAAGGTTGGCATGCGAAACATCTGAAGTTTTCGGAATGGGAAAAAGAACATAAAAACCAAATCCCGATTTTATCTTACGCAAAAAACCTGCTTTCTGACGGAACAGTCGCCTATTCCCGGTTTGATGTTCCGTCCGCGGAATTTTACAAATGGTCGGATAAAGAATGCGAGATTTTATTTCCTTCACGAATACTTGCAACTACAGTTTCGCAGATTCGTTTTGTCTCTTTGGAATTTGCATGTTCGGGTCCGATTTCTTTGAAAGAAAAGATTATTGAACAGAACCAAAAATGGTTACAGATATGTAAGCCGGATTCACCGATTGTATCAGAATCATTCCGTCATTCGGATTCGATTTACAAGCGTTATTTGGAATGGGAAAATCCTTCAGATGAAGTGATTTGTCCCGAGTATGAATCTTTCGGTTTTGAAGAAACGGATGCAATGCCGGACGGTAAAATTTTCGCGAAAGATTTGTTTTTTTTTAAATCATTTCACAAATTGATTCTTCCTAAATCCGTTTTTCTTTTCCGTGATTCGGACACAATGTCCGGTTTGAAGTTGGATTTGCTTCTGGCGGAAAAGATAGGGAAAGAAGGATTTTGGGATTTGAACGGAAGTTTGTCTGTTGAGCCGAAATATATCTTTTCGCAAGGAGGGGAATATTTTGCAAGCAGTCGTCGAAAATCGAGTTGCAGAAATACTTTTAATTTTTATATCACAAAAGATTCGTTTTGTGGTAATCCCGGCCTTCCGAACGAATTAACTGGTGCCGTTTTAGAGGCTCGATTTCCGGAGAGGTCCTGCACCATTGAGAATATCCGACTCACTGAGTATTTTCCGGGCACTTCCTCCGGTTCTGCATTTCAGTTGGGCGCTTACCTGGAGTGGGTCAATGACGGTGAAGTTTGCGATCTTTCCTCTCTGGAACTGATATATGAAGGAGAAGTCTTTCCATTCCAATCCAAATCAAAACCGTTGTCGAAAGGAGAAGTGTTTTTAATTTCCAGGTCGGCCTGGGACGGTTGGTCTTTTTTTTCTTTGGCAAGACCGTTTAGCACCAAACAAATCAAGTACAGAATTCCCGATCTTAGGATTGCGGAACGGGAATCAGAGAGAAGCAAAACGATTGATCGTTCCGAAAATAATTACTCTTTAACTCACAGGGCCGGGAATCCGGAAAGATCGATTCTGATTGATTCGGATGGAAATTCTGTACCTCATCCCAATTCGAATTCTCATCCTTATTTTGCTGCAAGAGAATTGTACATTAGTCCGGGAGAGGTTATTGCTTTTGATAGACATTCGTATTTGCCTTTGGAGATCTCCGAAGTTTTATTCAAAGGAACCAAAGACGGAACAGGGTCTTATCCGGAAAAATTTCTGGAATGGAAAAGTCCTTCGGACCTGGAAGGTTTCGTATATTTTTCCATTGAAACGGATGTGAGAAGAAATTTTGTGTTTTGGAAGGAGAAAGGTAATCTTTTTCCTTTCGTACATTCGGGTCCTTATGTATGTGTACCGTTAGTCGGTTTAGACCTTCCGGAAGGAATTTTAAACGATCGAATCACTACGATTGCCACTTCCGATTCTTTTTACCGGAATTTATATTCCGAAAATCCCAAGTTTCAATTCAATTATAATCCTCTTATCTACCAGGACCTTGGCACAGATCCAAATCTAAGAATAAGCCTTCATCCGGAATCGAATCCGTTTTATGCCGCTCTTAGCAAACAAACGGATATTAGTTGTTCCGTTTATACTTACTTTAGTCCCGGCGCGCCGAATCGAAAGGGAATACAAATGGCAGGTTTGGAAAATCAGGTCTCCGGATCGGGAAAAATTTTACAAATGAGTACGTATTTTGTGTTATCCGAAAACCGGATCGAGGGAACATCGAGACTTTTTTCCGAGACCCATTCAATTTCGCTTCCGCTGATTTTCGAACCAATTCTCCCGGAGAGAAAACTTACAAATCCGGAATTTCAAAATCTAAGTTTATTTCATCCGGACGAAATGATCTTTTCCGAATTTTCTTTCCCTTCCGAGATATTTCACCAAACAATGATTCATAGACAGGGAAACATCACCATCGAAGGAGTTTTTCCGAATCCCGCATTGCCCCAGAACGAATGGGTTTATATTTGCAATCGTTCGAATCATCCGGAAGATTTAAGTCTATTCTCCATAGAAGATGAAAACAGTTCGGACGGAATTGTTTCTTATCAGACCAGATTTCCGAGCAAGATACCGCATTTTCTTTCGAATTCCTATTTGGATTTTGGGTCCGGTGTTTTGAATCCGGGAGATTGCGGATGGATCGTTGATCCTGAAGGTGAGAATTGGTATTTCCCGCCGATCCTCCGTAATACGGACAAATTACTTACCGTGATTTCCACATCGACCATAGGAAACGGAATCGCCTCACAGGAAAAATTGGATCTTTATAAAACAGTTAATGGCGGTAGAATTCATATTTCCAGTTACGGAAAAAAAGGAACTATTTCTTCTTTTTCGGTAAAGACGGATACGGATCAGTATTCTTTGCTGAGTCCCGGTAAGATAGGTAATGACTCAAAAGATTTTCAAATCTTTCAGGTTCAAAATTGA
- the uvrC gene encoding excinuclease ABC subunit UvrC, with the protein MKDPFVLKSIQEKIKNLGSVSGCYLWKNAENEVIYVGKAVKLESRVRSYLNPNHSDPKTRALYLELQDFDWIATSTETEALILEATLIKKYNPKFNVRLKDDKRYPFITVSMSEPFPMVFLTRKIKDNGDRYFGPFTDVKAARDTLELIHRIFPVRKTKLKLPLAKPGRPCLNFHMGRCLGPCQGNVPEATYNELIDEILSFLEGKKEGLVQKLKRSMLEASERLEYERAGYLKNRIDQIVQIREKQTVVSLDGGDEDIIAFARRDNEGQVILLEVRGGRLEGKKSFPITGLELSTEEEVIEAFLRDYYLKVTFLPSLIILPSKAKANYSVTLEAIKEHTGVLPKLKFPDGGQKKSLLRLAEKNAELSLTERILATKLRDQTVAMKEIQEKLKLPHLPRVIECYDISHFQGSLPVASGVMFVEGKPYKSGYRHYKIRGYEGINDPGMMHEVIGRRLSHLLNEEEPLPDLIVIDGGWTQLSRAAEAANALDLGQLPMVGLAKKREEIYFPGEKEPYTFDIHSPMMRLLRNVRDEAHRFGVTYQRTLRKKKTLKSLLDDIPDIGAVRRRALLRYFQNKKKVEDATLLELGTVPGIGEKLAEKIWEALQKLKKSRLANQKTE; encoded by the coding sequence ATGAAGGATCCGTTCGTTCTTAAATCCATCCAAGAGAAGATCAAAAATCTAGGCTCCGTATCCGGATGTTATCTTTGGAAAAATGCTGAGAATGAAGTCATTTATGTGGGAAAAGCGGTCAAACTCGAATCGAGAGTCCGCTCCTATCTCAATCCGAACCACTCCGATCCCAAAACCCGGGCCTTATATCTGGAGTTGCAGGACTTTGATTGGATTGCTACAAGTACTGAAACGGAAGCTTTGATTCTCGAAGCAACTTTAATTAAAAAATACAATCCGAAATTCAACGTTCGCCTAAAGGATGATAAACGATATCCTTTCATTACCGTTTCCATGAGCGAACCTTTTCCGATGGTTTTTCTAACCAGAAAAATAAAAGATAATGGAGACCGTTACTTCGGTCCGTTCACCGATGTAAAGGCGGCCCGCGATACATTGGAACTCATCCATCGTATTTTCCCTGTTCGTAAAACCAAACTCAAGCTTCCCTTGGCAAAGCCCGGAAGACCTTGTTTGAATTTTCATATGGGGCGTTGCCTGGGTCCCTGTCAGGGAAATGTTCCCGAGGCCACCTATAACGAGTTAATCGATGAAATTCTCAGTTTTCTGGAAGGTAAAAAAGAAGGACTTGTTCAGAAACTGAAGAGATCAATGTTGGAAGCTTCCGAAAGATTGGAATACGAAAGAGCCGGTTATCTTAAAAACCGGATCGACCAAATCGTTCAAATCCGGGAAAAACAAACGGTTGTAAGTTTGGATGGAGGAGACGAGGACATCATTGCATTCGCAAGAAGAGATAATGAAGGTCAGGTGATACTCCTAGAAGTCCGAGGAGGAAGATTGGAAGGTAAAAAATCCTTTCCGATCACGGGTTTGGAATTATCTACGGAGGAGGAAGTCATCGAAGCATTTCTCAGGGATTATTATTTAAAAGTCACATTCCTTCCTTCTCTCATTATTTTACCTTCGAAAGCGAAAGCAAATTATTCCGTTACTCTGGAAGCGATTAAGGAACATACGGGAGTACTTCCCAAGTTGAAATTTCCCGACGGAGGCCAGAAAAAATCGTTACTTCGTCTCGCGGAAAAAAACGCAGAACTCTCGTTAACCGAAAGAATCCTCGCAACCAAACTAAGGGATCAGACGGTGGCGATGAAAGAGATCCAGGAGAAATTGAAACTCCCCCATCTTCCGCGTGTTATCGAATGTTACGATATTTCCCATTTCCAAGGCTCACTTCCGGTGGCGAGCGGTGTCATGTTCGTAGAAGGAAAACCGTATAAGTCCGGTTACAGGCATTATAAAATTCGAGGTTATGAGGGAATCAATGATCCGGGTATGATGCACGAAGTGATCGGTCGCAGACTTTCCCATCTTTTGAACGAAGAGGAACCTTTGCCCGACTTGATCGTAATCGACGGAGGGTGGACCCAACTTTCCCGGGCTGCGGAAGCTGCGAACGCTTTGGATTTGGGGCAACTTCCTATGGTGGGACTTGCCAAAAAAAGAGAAGAGATTTATTTTCCTGGTGAAAAAGAGCCTTATACATTCGATATTCATTCCCCTATGATGCGTCTCTTGAGAAATGTAAGAGACGAAGCACATAGATTCGGAGTGACTTACCAAAGGACTCTCCGAAAAAAGAAGACACTCAAATCTTTGTTAGATGATATTCCCGATATAGGGGCCGTTCGTCGGAGAGCGTTGTTGCGTTATTTTCAGAACAAAAAGAAAGTCGAAGATGCGACTCTTCTGGAATTAGGCACGGTTCCCGGTATCGGAGAAAAGTTAGCCGAAAAAATCTGGGAAGCATTGCAGAAGCTAAAAAAATCCAGGCTTGCCAATCAAAAAACCGAATAG
- the lepB gene encoding signal peptidase I, which produces MSKSRQKISVKARFFQVGAPLLIALILAFIFKLKVLTPLEVSNSFMEPSFSQGKTVYINKLTSVKSLLVGDVVLAKSPLDENSYILARILGKPGDEVYISAREAYRNGNPVSDEIFPKPKSQNLPILPTGKTESDEKPKLIVPEKTFFLLCDNREIGIDSRELGPIPESLIIGKVW; this is translated from the coding sequence ATGTCCAAATCACGCCAAAAGATTTCCGTTAAGGCACGTTTTTTCCAGGTAGGGGCACCCCTCTTGATTGCCCTGATACTGGCATTTATTTTTAAATTAAAAGTTCTTACTCCATTAGAAGTTTCTAATTCGTTTATGGAACCTAGTTTTTCCCAAGGCAAAACGGTTTATATCAACAAGTTAACGTCGGTAAAATCCCTACTTGTAGGAGATGTGGTTCTGGCAAAATCCCCTTTGGATGAAAACAGTTATATCTTAGCCAGAATCTTAGGCAAACCGGGAGACGAAGTCTATATTTCCGCAAGAGAAGCATACCGAAACGGAAATCCTGTTTCCGATGAGATTTTTCCCAAGCCCAAATCCCAAAACCTTCCCATACTTCCTACTGGAAAAACGGAAAGTGATGAAAAACCGAAACTCATAGTTCCGGAAAAAACTTTCTTCTTGTTATGCGACAACCGAGAAATAGGAATCGATTCCAGAGAACTCGGACCGATTCCGGAATCATTGATTATCGGGAAGGTATGGTAA
- a CDS encoding DUF2157 domain-containing protein — MLLERKSTDLPNLSDWSDFGKRFLLVFGALFFLAGVIFFFAFNWNGLHRYSKLSLVALGMIAINIAYTRNFEKLWVRELLGALAFFFVGQILLVFGQIYQTGANAYDLFFGWAVFSVLLVAISGSSVVWFLWILLLNITFDLYWEQVLRFTPPVWAVYSAFVLNLAAISIYEFWTRLKAQKERSSWFSPLILVIALGWLNYGTNQAIFFLREDGQIALPYILITIVGLAGLYTFYRFFIYDLACLSFTLLSGLGFVFSLYIKYLTGGDTVGDSFLGFFIIMGLTTGMVMHLLQIRKEHSSEESK; from the coding sequence ATGTTATTAGAAAGAAAATCAACAGACTTACCAAACCTAAGCGACTGGTCCGATTTCGGGAAAAGATTCCTGCTTGTTTTCGGTGCCTTATTCTTTTTGGCGGGAGTGATCTTTTTCTTCGCATTCAACTGGAACGGACTTCATCGTTATTCCAAATTATCTCTTGTTGCGTTGGGAATGATTGCAATTAACATTGCTTATACTAGAAATTTCGAAAAACTATGGGTTCGGGAATTACTCGGCGCATTGGCCTTTTTTTTCGTAGGTCAGATTCTTTTGGTATTCGGGCAGATTTACCAGACAGGGGCAAATGCTTATGATTTGTTTTTCGGTTGGGCTGTCTTCAGTGTCTTACTTGTTGCTATCTCCGGTTCGTCGGTTGTTTGGTTTTTATGGATTTTGTTACTCAACATTACGTTTGATCTTTACTGGGAGCAAGTCCTTCGGTTCACTCCTCCCGTCTGGGCCGTTTATTCCGCATTCGTTTTAAACTTAGCGGCAATTTCGATCTACGAATTTTGGACGAGGCTCAAAGCACAGAAAGAAAGATCCTCCTGGTTTTCTCCTCTGATTCTTGTCATCGCCTTAGGTTGGTTAAATTACGGAACAAATCAAGCCATATTCTTTTTACGGGAAGACGGTCAAATCGCTCTCCCTTATATCTTGATTACGATTGTAGGTTTGGCCGGGCTTTACACTTTTTACCGCTTTTTCATATACGATCTTGCCTGCCTTTCCTTCACGCTACTCTCTGGATTGGGATTTGTTTTTTCACTTTATATAAAGTATCTGACAGGTGGTGACACCGTGGGAGATTCTTTCCTCGGCTTTTTCATTATCATGGGATTAACAACAGGTATGGTGATGCATCTTTTGCAGATTAGAAAAGAACACTCAAGCGAGGAATCGAAATGA